The region AGGCCGAACCCCATTGCCACCTCTACGAACGCAAACAGAACCGTTCCCACAAGCAGAACCAGGAACTCCGTTGCCGTTCCGTACTTACCTATTACAACGTCGACCACCTTGTTGAAGTTCTTTATGAACACAACGGCGAAGAAGATGAACAGGGCAATCTTAATCACCACCTTTAAAACTGTCACGGGGTCTGCACTGCCCGTTGTAGAGATGTTTACCAGAACCGCCAGAAGGGTTGCCGCGGCTATGTCTTCGAATACCAGTATGGCCAGAACCGGCTCAACTTCCGGGTTGGCCAGCTTCTTAAGGTCTATGAGGAGCTTAGAGACAATTGCCGACGAGCTGGGGTAGAGAATCACCGCAAGAACAAATGCCGTAAAGGGGTCGAACCCCAGGGCAGCCGAAACGGCCCACAGGGGAAAGAGGTTAAGGGTTAGGTCTACAATTCCAACGGAGAGTATGTTCTTGAAGTTCTTCTCCATCTCCGCCAGGGAGAACTCGAGCCCTATGTAAAACAGAAGCAGTATCACTCCGAGGGCTTCAAATACTTTGGTTTCCCCGGCGTGAACGAACAGCGATACACCAATCCCCGCCAGTATGTAAACCGGTATGACGGGAAGCCTGAGCTTGTGGGCAACGAAGTAGGAGGCGAGCAGGGCCCCGGTAAAGAGGGCAAGGTATGTTGTAAAGTGGGCCATTACTCCCTCTTCTCTCCCTCTACGGCCTTAACGAACTTCTTTATGTTCTCTAAGGTTCCCACCACAACCAGCGTGTCTCCGGGCTCAATAACAAACAGGGGCGACGGGGAAACTATCACGTTCTCGTCCCTTATAACTGCCACGATTATCACGCCGAAGCGCTTCCTGATTTCCAGCTCTTTGATGCTTTTGCCCACAAGGAAGGAGTCTTTCGGAACTTTTATCCACTCGAAGGCAAGGTGTTTCATCAGGAAGCCTATCTTCTCCTCGTCGGAGGTGGGCTGGAAGAGTGCACCCACGAGTATAGTTCCGAGGGTACGGGCCTCTTCGTCTGTAAGCTCTATCACCGCCGTGGGCTCCTCGCTGTCCTCTTCGAAGTAGTAAATCTCCCGCTTGCCCGTGTAGTGGATTACGACAACTATCGTGTCGCCGTTTTCTGTTTTCATGGAGTACTTCTTCCCTATGCCGGGAAGCTCACCCTCTTTAACGAACATCTACCCCTCCTTAAGTGCCTTTTCGGGAATTACAACTTTAAACACACCCCTTAACTGTCCCACCTTGTAGCCGAGGGCCCTGTCGTAGGGGTACTTCTCCCGAAGTATCCTTAAAACCTCCGGGTCCATGTGGCGCGGGTCGCCGTGGCAGTTAAGGCAGAAAGCACCAACTCTGATGGGCTTGTAGTAGATGAAGTAGGTCTCTGTGCCCTTTTTAACCTTCACCACTTTGTAGGGGGGAAGTTTACCCTCCTTTAACTTCTCTTTGAAGTAGTTAATCACCTTCAGGTCGAGGGGTGTGGGCCTATCTTTTGGGTTTCTGAACTTGTCCGAAACTCTGCTCACCTTTACGAGAACGAGCTCCCTGTTTACCTTCTCGGTGAGCTCCTGGGCCTGCCGAGAGCAGAACTCGATTGCGCCGGGCAGCCCTCCCTCTTTAAGGGCCATTCCGAGGTTCCTCTTCAGGGTTGCCATCAGCTTTCTGCAGGCGGCGTTTCCGAGCTTCACAACTTCCTTCTCTTCGCTCTTTGTGGGCTGTTGGGGCTGGTGTACACACCCGGCAGCCGTAAAGAGCAGGCAGCAGGTCAGGAGAGCTTTAAGCCTCATCTTTAACCTCCCTTGCGATTGTGAGCGTTCCGCAACCGCCGAGTTTGTCGCGTCTGAACCTGTTGCTTAGAGTTACCCTCACTCCCAGCTCCCTCAGCTTCAGGAACGCCTTTTCGTACTCCTCTTCAGAGAGGCCCTTAAACGGCAGCCCTTCAACCTCGTTGTACGCCATGAGCATAACGGTGAAGCGGTGCCTCTTTGCAAGCTCGGCAAGGAGCTTCAAGCTCTCTTCGTCGTCGTTCACCCCTTTTATGAGCAGGTAACCCAGCTGGAACCTCTTCCTCCTGCTTGAAGAGCTCCTCTCAAGGTGCTCTTCAACAACTTCCAGCACCTTCTCTATCGGCTGCTTCAGCTTAAACAGCCGCTCCCTTATGTGGGGCTTAACCGCGTGAACCGAAATCGTCAGCCCGTTGTGGGGGGCTTCAACCAGCTTCCTAAAACCCTCAAGGTCGCAGCCTGTAGAGCTTACCGTAACCTTTAGCCCTTCCTTTTTAAAGCGTCCTATCGCCTCAACAACGGAGTCTGCGTTAAGGGCCGGCTCTCCTATGCCGGCTATCGCAATACCCCTTATCGGCAGTTCCCCCTTTAAAAGGGAGTACTGGGCGTATATCTCTTCGGCAGAGAGGTTTCGCTTCAGCCCCTTAAGCCCCGAAGCGCAGAATGCGCACCCCACCGGGCAGCCCACCTGGCTGGAAACGCAGAGTCGCTCTCCCTTGTAGAAAACCGACTCTACCCTGTAGCCGTCGGCCGTTTCGTATATGAAGAGCCTGTTTAAGGGGCTTTTAAGCTCAGTGGTGATTCTCATCGCCTATTACCCCTGCTTTGAAGAAGCACTTGATTCTGTCGTCTGCTTTCTCCTTCAGTTTGTTAACGTACTCCTCCCACTGCTCCTCTGTTACAAAGAGCCTCAGCGGAACGGCCACCTTCCCCTTTTCGGGAACTTCAACCACTACGGTTTCAAGGGGCACGTTTATATCGACAACAGTTCCCGCCCCCTCGGGGGTTTCAACCTGCTGGCCCACCTCGGGGAGGAACTGCCTGATGTAGTAGTTCGCCTCTTCAAACTTGAGACAGCACATTAGCCTGCCGCACGTTCCCGACAGCTTGGCAGGGTTCGGGGGGAGCCCCTGGAGCTTGGCCATATTAAGGGAGATTGAGCTGAAGCACTCGAGGAACTCTTTGCAGCAGCAAACCCTGCCGCACATTCCTACGGCGCCTATCATCTTCACTTCGTCGCGGACCCCTATCTGCTGAAGCTCTATTCGCGTTCTGAAGTGGGAGGCAAGGTCCCTGACCAGCTGGCGGAAGTCAACCCGGGACTTTGCCGTAAAGTAGAAGACTATCCGCTCCCTCTTTAAGGTTGTGTAGGCTTTAACCAGCTTCATCTCGAGTCCGTGTTTTAGAACTTTCCTCTTGCACACCTCCAGGGCGTCTTGGGCAAACAGCTCGTTGTCTACAAAGCGGTTTCTGTCTTCGGCGGTTTCCCGGCGGAGGGCTTGGTAGAGCTCCTCTTCTTTAACTCCAAACTTCTCCATGCTCTCTTTATCGAGCTCGTAAACTTTCAGTACTTTAACCAGCTCCTCTCCCCTGTCGGTTCTGACAACTATCCAATCTCCGTAGTTTAAGGGCAGAAGCTCCTCTTTACTCTTTGCGAGCCCTACCTTCTCCGTGTCGGGGTACTTGAACTTTATCACCTGGGTCATCTTCCGCTCCGGTTCTATATATTTATTAAGGATTAAGAAGTGCGTGGTATATAATCTATACGCCGAATGAAGTCTATGGGGGAGGTGCGAGAATAAGAAATTCCTAATCTACTTCCTAACGAATAAAACAATAAACTCTTGACAACCAATTGGCGCTGAGTATAATAAAACTTTAGAAATAAAAGGGAAAACTCCAAGCCTAAGGAGGGAAACCATGAAGGGGAAGCTCAGCAAGCTTCGCACAGGGCTGCTGGCGGTTACCTTCGCTGCAGCAGCAGTGATTGGTCTTAATACTACCGACGCCAGCGCAGCCCTGAGGTACATCTCTAAGGAGTCCCAGGCGTGCCTCGGCTGTCACAAGGGCATGAACCCCGCTCTTGTTCAGCAGTGGGCTACCAGCAAGCACGCCGATGCCGGTGTTGGCTGTTACGAGTGTCACCAGGCCAACAAGGGCGACAAGGACGCCTTCCAGCACTTTGGCTTCACAATCTCCACAATCGTATCTCCTCTCGACTGTGGTAAGTGTCACCCCAAAGAGGAGAAAGAGGTTACCGAGTCCCACCACGCAAAAGCTGCCCAGTTCGTTGGTTCTCTTGACAACGTTCTCGGTAGGATTGTAGAGGGTGAGCCTCTCTTCAACCTCGGTTGTGCACAGTGTCACGGCCGTACAATCCCCGTTAAGAACGGCCTCCCGATTCTTGGACCGTGGCCCAACGAGGGTATCGGAAGGGTTAACCCCGACGGCTCCAAGGGTAACTGTGCTGCTTGCCACTACAGGCACAGTTTCAGCCTCAAGCAGGTTCGTGAGCCCGGTACTTGTGGTAAGTGTCACCAGGGTCCCGACCACCCGCAAATCGAGATTTGGGAGCTCTCCAAGCACGGTATCGCTTACAAGGCTCACCTGTCTGAAATCGAGCAGACCCTCGACAGGGCTAAGTGGGTTCTCGGTGAGGACTACTACCAGGCTCCCAACTGTGTAACTTGCCACATGGGAGCTTCTGTAACCGGTGCTAAGCCGACTCACGACGTAGGTGCAAGGCTCTCCTGGACACTCAGGCCGCCTATCTCCAAGCACAAGCCCAACTGGCAGGCTAAGCGTGCCGAGATGAAGAAGGTTTGTGCAGCTTGCCACCAGAAACTCTGGATAGATGGTTTCTACTACCAGTACGACCAGCTTGTTGAGCTCTACAACAACAAGTTTGCTAAGCCTGCCGCAGCCATCATGAAGTTCCTCAGGCAGAACAAGCTCATCGACCCGATTCCGTTCAACCAGAAGATTGAGTGGGAGTACTTCCTCCTCTGGCACCACGAAGGTCGTAGGGCAAGGATGGGTGCTTCTATGATGGCTCCCGACTGGACCCACTGGCACGGTCTCTTTGAAGTTGCTTACAACTTCTACTTCAAGCTCCTCCCCGAAGCCGACAAGATTGTTGCCGAGAAGGGCAACAGGCGTGTTAAGAGGGAGTGGGCTGAGTTCAAGAAGAAGCTCTTCTCCAACCCGTACCACAAGTGGTTCCACGAGTTCAACAAGGAAGAGCTCAGGAAGATTGCAGAGTTCTACGTCAAGCGTTACGGAGAGGCTGCTCAGTAAGCCTTTATACTCTTTCTGGGAGGGCTTCGGCCCTCCCTTTTTAATTTCCCCCCTATACAACCTCTGGAGGTAAAAATTGAAAAAGAAAATTCTCCTTCTGACCGCCGCTCTTTCCGTTTTTACAGCTTCCTCAGGTTTTGCAAAGCCCGCCTCCTTTGAAAAACAGATAGAGAAAAGGCTTCAGTGCCCTAAAGATTTCCTTCAGAATCCGCCCCTTTACTTCTACTGCATTTATAGGGATTACCACAATCACAAGTACGACGACGGTATAAAAAAGATAAAACTGGCCCTTAAAGAGGTTGAGCCCATTTTAAAGGAAAATCCAAACAAGCCCATTCCGAATGCAAAACAGAAACTCGGAAGTCTTAAAGACCCCCGGGCCTTTAAAGTCGCCTCCGACCTTCACATGCTTTTGGGTATGTTCTACTACAAGAAGGCAATGAACCTGAAAGATACTGCAACCTCTAAGGTGTTCCGTAAGTTCTACTCAAAACTTGAGAAAAAGGGCTTTAACTTCTTCCAGGTTAACGAGCTTATGACCCTTTACAGTATGAAGAAGCTCTTCCCCGAAAATATGACAAAAGAGCGAGAGAAGAAGTATCGGGAACTTTTAAAGAAAATGGGCCTTAAAGAGTCCGACCTTGATAGGCTTATGGAAGAGTCTCAAGCCGCGGCTGAGCGTGTAGATAAAGAGCGTCTTTCCCTCCTTCAGAAGGCGGTTCAGGAGCTTCAAACTGCCGTGAAGCTCGACCCGAACAACGCCGAGGCCTACTACCAGCTTGGTAACTTCTACAGCGGAGCCATGTCTGAAGATATGCCCGAGGCTTCTGAAGCCGCAGAAGAGGCCTACTACAAGGCGGCCCTTATACTGAAGAAGGAAGGGGATACTGCCGCCTACAAGGAGGTTGTTAAAAGGCTCAAGCTGATGAACCCCAACTCTAAATACCTTAAACTGCTGGAGAAAAACGGCAATGCGTAAGTTTGTCGCTCTTGCCCTTACTGCGTTTGCGCTGGCTTCCTGTGCAACAACCTCTCCAAAGAACGAAACCGCCAATAACTACCTTCCCCCTCCACCCCCTCAAACTCCCCTCGACAGAAAGCTTGCAGGTTCAATGCCTCAGGAACTCCCCCTTTCTGCTCCTGTGAATCCCAATTCATTGGATAAGTGTACGAGATACTTGCTCTTTACAGACCAGTACATTTCGGCTGCTGATTACCCGGAAGCTGAGGAAGAGTTACATAAGGCGGAGGCTTACTGCTCTCCTAACGACCCGAGGCTTAACTATATGAGAGCGGTTCTACTTGATAACGACGAAAAGTACAAGGAAGCTTACCACTACTACTACCTTGCGGCTAAAGGATATATAAAAGAGGGTAAACTTGACGAGGCGTTCAAGTGTTATTCTGGTATGGTGTCGATTAACCCTAACGGCAAAGAAGTGAAGGAGCTGAAACACTATTTTGAAGACGAAGACTATTAGTGATTTCTTTAAAACTACAAAACTATGGTAAAATTGTTGCCTGAAATAAGGAAGTTTTAATATTAGGGTTAGGAGGTAGAGGTGGCGGAGAAGAAGGCCTTTGTAGTAGGTGCCATTGTCGGAGCTGTTGTTGCAGGCGTTGGTGCCCTTATAGCGGCCCAGATGATAGAGGAGACCTCAACGCCTGAGTTCTGTAGCTCCTGTCACGAGATGAAGCCCATGTACGAGACCTGGAAGACCGGACCCCACGGTCCCCTCGGGAACAAGAGGGGGGCAATAAGGGCTGCGTGTACCCAGTGTCACCTGCCCCACGGAAATGTTGTAACATATCTTGTAACTAAGGGTATGTCCGGAACGAGAGACTTCATCGGTCACATCTTCCACGGAGGCTGGGTTAACGACCCGGAACACTGGATAGAGAAGAGACAGGAGCGTGAGCGTTACGTATTCGTGTCTAACTGTGAGCACTGCCATGTGGCACTGCCGGACAACATCATGCACGAAAAGCTTAAGGCCGGCGAGATTAAGGGCGACTGCCTTACCTGCCACTGGTATGTCGGCCACGGATTTGACTTAGAGCAGAAGTTGAAGGAATATTTTAGTAAGAAGGGAGAGAGTGAAACCACTGGAGAGGCTCACGAGTAGAACTGAAATAAAACGGGGAGGTGCAAAGTGAAGGTAAAGACCCTAGCACTACTGGCAGGCCTGATGGTGGCAGGCTCAGGTCTTGCCATGGCAGACCAGCACCCGGTTCCACCGAGCGTTATAGCCAAGCTTCCGCCTCAGCAGCAGCAGTGTAGGGTGTGCCACGAGAAGGTAACCCCGAAGGTTTACCAGCAGTGGGCACACTCCAAGCACGCCATAGCTAACGTAAGGTGTTTCCAGTGCCACGGAACTTTCAGCGACTTCCACAAAGTTCCGCCCATTACCAAGTGTATGGCTTGCCACTACCAGGAAGTGGTGACCATGCAGGAGAAAGCGCCTAACTTTAAATGTTGGACCTGCCACACACCGCACGTGTTTGAGTTCCACGGTAACGGCGTTAAGAACATCAAGAACGCCAAAGAGTTTAACCCGGCTCAGTACTAAATCTTAAGGAGGGTACGATGGGAATTGGAAGGAGAGACTTCCTCAAAAAGAGTGCTGCTCTAACGGCAGCTTCTCTTGTTGGGGTTAACCTAAAGATAAAGGCAGACCAGCTTCCCACCTTTGAAGAGGCCAAGGCCGAAGAAAACCTTATGAGAATTCCCGAGGAGGTTAAGAAGTCTCCTGCTTACAAGAAAGAGGGAGGTTACACCTGGGTAAGGGGTGTTTGCCGTTTCTGCGGAACCGGGTGTAAGGTATGGCTCGGTTTCAGGAACGGAAAACCTGCAGTAATCCGCGGTGAGCGCCACTCCCAGATTAACTTCGGCTTCCTCTGCATGAAGGGAATGCTCTTTTACAAGCTCTTCAGGCACCCCGACAGGCTTACCCAGCCCCTCTACAGGAAGAGCAAGAAGGAGCCCTTCAGGCCTATTTCCTGGGAAGAGGCTTACAACATCATTGCCGACGAGATGATTAAAGCTATGAAGAAGGGAGAGTGGACTCCCTTCGGTTGGTCCGGCATTGCCTACTACGGTTCCGGTCAGGCCCTTACGGAAGAGACCTACCTTTTCCAGAAGCTCTTCAGGTGCATCGGAACCAACCAGGTAGAGGGTAACCCCAGGCTCTGTATGGCATCTGCGGTTGGTGGTTACCTTACATCTTTCGGAACAGACGAGCCTGCAGGTGGTTATGCAGACCTCGACAAGGCTCAAACCGTCTTCATCATAGGTTCCAACACTGCAGAGTGTCACCCGATTCTCTACCGCCGTATTATGCACAACAAGCTTGCAAGGCCCAACGAGTACATGGTAATTAACGTAGACCCGAGGATTTCTCCCACCTCTAAGATTGCAGATATCCACATGCAGTTTAAGCCCGGAACAGACCTCGCCCTTCTCAACGCTATAGCCCATGTAATCGTTAACGAGGGCCTCTACGATAAGGAGTTCGTGAACAAGTACTGTGCTTTCCACATCTACACCAAAGGAAAGGACAAAGTTCCCCTTATCGGTCACCAGGTATCCTTCGAGGAGTACAAGCGTTTCCTCCAGAAGTACACGCCCGAGTACGCTGCTCAAATCTGCGGCGGGAACATCACTCCCGAGATGATTAGAAAGGTTGCAAGGCGCTTTGCAACCACAAGAACGGTTTCCATATGGACAATGGGTCTCAACCAGAGGACCCGCGGTGTATGGGCAAACAACCTGGTAACCAACCTCCACCTCCTTACAGGTAACATCTGCAAGGACGGTGCAGACGCCCTCTCCCTTACTGGTCAGCCCAACGCCTGTGGTGGTGTTCGTGAAGGTGGCGGTCTGTGTCACATCCTTCCCGGTCACAGGTTTGTTAAGAGTGCCCACGACAGGCATCAGCTTGAGAGAATCTGGGGCGTTCCTCAGGGAACCATTCCTCCCAAGCCCGGTTACCACACTGTAAAGATGTTCTCTGCTTGCTCCTACACCGAGGAGGACAGGAAGAGGTTCCCCGGCCTCAAGAAGATTTATTTCATGTGGATAGAGGAGACCAACCCGCTGCAGTCTCTCCCCAACCTTAGGAGGTTCCGTGAAGCCTTCCGTAACAGGGAAGACCTCTTCGTTGTTGTAAACGACATCTTCCCCACAAGGACAACCGAGTTTGCAAACCTCATTCTTCCAACACCGTTCCACTTTGAAAAGACAGGTGTTTACGGATGTACCGAGCGCCGTTCTCAGCTGACACCTGTTGCCGTTAAAGCTCCCGGACAGTGTAAGCCCGAGCTTCAAATCATCGTTGAGTTTGCTCAGGTTCTTGCCAAGAAGCTCAGGCGTGAGCGTGACCCGAGGATGAGGCAGCGTGCCCACACCGTTTACCAGTGTGTAGCTCCGTTTATAGAGGCTGCCAAGCGTGACCCCTGGTGGGAGCTTGCTAAAGAGGTTTGGAGTGAATACGCCGGTAGGGTTACGAAGGGGCAGGACAACGACCTCTCCGGAGCCACCTACGAAGTTCTCCTTGCAAGGCCCGACGGCGTTCAGTGGCCTGCACCTACAGTTGAGATTGCAATGAAGGGCGGAACTCTCAGAAGGTTCGTTGTTGGTAAAGACCCGCTTGCTACCAAGTTTGCCAAGGAGTGGGGTCTCACCGACTGGAAGGTTGTTGACTACGGCCACCTCCACAAGGACCATAAGTTCTGGATTTGGCTCAGGCCTTACAAAGGTCCTGCCGAGCCTCCAGATGCCGAATACCCGTTCTACCTCTCTACAGGCCGTGTTATCGACATGTGGCATACCGCTACAATGACCGGCCGTATCCCCGAGCTTGCAAACGACTACCCCTACGCTTGGGTAGAGGTTAACCCGAAGGATGCTCAGCGTCTCGGCATTAATCCCGGCGACCTCGTTCTCATCGAGACCCGTCGCGGTAAGAACATCATTCCCGCCCGCATCTCTACCGACGAAGGCCCGATGGAGGGTATGGTCTTCGTTTACTGGTACGACCAGGAGAAGCACAGGATGATTAACTACTGTACCATTGATGCGTTCGATCCCGGCTCTAAGCAGCCCGAGTTCAAGATTTGTGCTTGCCGCATTAAGAAGTATGCTCCTGCTCAACCCCTCAAGCAGTACCTTGTTAAGCTTGAGAAGGTTAGGGGCGGATACCTCCACAACGCCGAGCTTGACCCGAACGAGGTTTAATGGACACTTTGGCGGGGGCTCTGCCCCCGCTTTTCTTATTCCCTTTTGATTCAATTTCCCGAATATAATAAAACAGCGAGGTGATGTATGCCCATAGTCAGTTGCGTTGTTACCGCAGAGCCCGATAAGGGGTTTCAGGTTGAGAGGGCGTTACTTGACATTCCCGGTGTGGAAGTTTACGGCGGAGAACTAAAGGAGAAAGATAATGCATACTACATAATAGTTGTTTTGGATGCTGAACGATATGAAGAACTTGAGGAAATTGAAAAGAAGATAAAAGAGATAGACGGCGTTTTACAGTTAGCTGTTGTTGAAGCTTACTTCCTCGATGAGTTTGAAAAGATAGAGAGGGGAGAGCTGCACCCCGGTAACCCGTTCCACGGCCTAAAAAGGGCGGAAAAGAAGGCGGAGAAGATGTGGTTTGGAGAAGACGATGAAGGAGAAGAGAACTAACAGAAGGGAATTTCTAAAAGTTACCCTCGGTGCCTTTATGGCCGGAACTCTCTTTAACTCCTGCGACCTTTCAAGGTTGAAAAACCCGAAAACGATGATTAAATCGCCGATAGGCCCCAACATCCTAAGGCCTCCCGGTGCCGTATCTGAAGAACACTTTGCCCAAAAGTGTATAAGGTGCGGTAGGTGCGGAGAGGTCTGTCCTTACCACTGCATTAAGTACTTTGACGTTAAAGAGGCCGGTGTTTTCTCCGGAACCCCTTACGTTGCCGTTCTTGAAAAGCCCTGCTACCTCTGTATGAAGTGTGTTTACGTCTGTCCTACCGGCTCCCTTGTTCCCTGCGCCAAGGAAGATGTTCGTATGGGAGTTGCGGTTATCAACAGGGAGATTTGCGTAACGTGGCAGCAGGATAAAACCGGGCTTATGTGTAAAACCTGCTTTAGCGTCTGTCCCTTCTCCGGGGTTGCAATTAAAATCGATCACGACTTCAGGCCTTACATAGTAGAGGAGTACTGTACCGGCTGCGGAATCTGCGCCTACTCCTGCATTGCCGATACCTGGCCCGAAAACCACGGTAAAAAGGCAATCACCATAATGCCTATTAAGTGGAAGAAGATTAAGGAAATCAAGCTCTCCGATATTAAAAAGGCGTAGCGGGGTGGACTGTGGCAAAGAAACCTTTCTTTAAACGGATAACCCTCTGGCGCTACCTGTTTCTTCTGGTCTGTTTCGTTACTGTTGTGGGAAACCCGTTCCTGAACTACAAGTGGGATATTAACTTCGTTCAGGGTTGGTTTCAGTCCCTCGGGGTGGGCAACCTGTGGGTTGTTTCCCCTCTGGAAGGTGTAGAGTCAATCCTTACGGCCAAGGCCTTTTACATGCCCTCTCTCGTGGGAATGGTTATTCCGGTTGCCCTTGCTTTTCTGATGGGTAGGGTTTTCTGTAGCTGGATGTGTCCTGTTGAGTTCCTCTCTATGCTTACCGACAAGGTACTCGGCCTCGTTCCCAAGTGGGGAAGGAAGCTGAAGTACAGGCCCGACCTTCTGCGCCTTGCCAAGAGGACCCTCTGGTTTGCCCTCATAGCGGAGCTCCTGGTTACTATGATTATCGGCTACCCGATGTTTGTGTGGTGGTCTCCGCCGGGTCTGATAGGTAGGGAGACTATGTTTTACGTTTTCTACAAGCACATTACCGTTGAGGTTTGGATAGTTGTTGTTGTTCTGCTGATGAACCTGTTTACCAGGCGCTTTTTCTGCAGGTACCTGTGTCCCCTCGGGGCTACTTTGGCCCTTATAGGCAAGTGGCGTCAGCTCGTTATCAGGTACGACGCCTCAAGGTGTGTAGGGTGTAAGGTGTGTGATTCCCGCTGTCCGATGGGGATTAAGCCCAGTGTAGGCGAGAGCCAGAGCGTTTACTGCTGGAACTGTGCTGAATGTGTGGACTCCTGCCCCACAAACGCCCTCAACTTCGTCTGGAGGGACGACGGTATTGTGAGGGTGAAGGTGGCCCCTCAGCAGGCCGGGAAGTAGGATTAATTTTTTATAATCTTTGACAGTTCTACACAATTTCCATAAATTAAGAGCTGCTAAACTACCGTTAAGGAGGAAGAGGATGAAAAGGTTCTTAGGTGCTATGGCGGTAGTTGCACTGCTCGCAGCTCCGGCATCTGCCGGCGTATGGGAGTCCCAGTGCGCTTCCTGCCACAACGGCAGCCTTGCTCCGAGCGCCGCTCAGCTGAAGGCCAAGTTCAAGACTCCTCAGGCTTTCGTTAAGGCTGCTCAGACAACCAGCAACCCGATGATGGCCGCAGTTAAGGGCAACGTTGCCGCCCTTAAAGCTGCTGCTAAGGAGCTCTACGGCAAGTAAACTGTAGGGGGGATTTTCCCCCCTTTATTGAGCAGGTAGAGCGTAACAATTCCCCGTAGAACTAAGCCCTCTACCAGCCTCCACCCGGTTACACGGCCCACATCTTTGGCGGCACCTCCCGTCAGGAATACCCTGTTTGGCTCTATGCCGATGTGTTCCACTACCGCTTTTACGGCCCCCACCGTTGCCGCAAGTATTCCGGCAGATATGCACTCTCTGGTAGACCTCCCCGGTTTTAAGGTTTTGAACTCTTTAACTTCAGGTAGCAGGGCGGTCTTTTCTCTTAAGGCCTCTGCCATTGTGTAAAGGCCCGGGAGTATGTAGCCTCCGACAAACTCCTTCTCCTTTACTGCGTCTATTACGGTTGCCGTTCCGCAGCTTACAACTACGTAGCTTTCAAAGTGGTGCAGGGCGCTCATTGCCGCCAGCCTGTCGGCCCCCATTTTGGAGCCGTAGTTTACGTTTA is a window of Thermovibrio ammonificans HB-1 DNA encoding:
- a CDS encoding molybdopterin-dependent oxidoreductase; translated protein: MGIGRRDFLKKSAALTAASLVGVNLKIKADQLPTFEEAKAEENLMRIPEEVKKSPAYKKEGGYTWVRGVCRFCGTGCKVWLGFRNGKPAVIRGERHSQINFGFLCMKGMLFYKLFRHPDRLTQPLYRKSKKEPFRPISWEEAYNIIADEMIKAMKKGEWTPFGWSGIAYYGSGQALTEETYLFQKLFRCIGTNQVEGNPRLCMASAVGGYLTSFGTDEPAGGYADLDKAQTVFIIGSNTAECHPILYRRIMHNKLARPNEYMVINVDPRISPTSKIADIHMQFKPGTDLALLNAIAHVIVNEGLYDKEFVNKYCAFHIYTKGKDKVPLIGHQVSFEEYKRFLQKYTPEYAAQICGGNITPEMIRKVARRFATTRTVSIWTMGLNQRTRGVWANNLVTNLHLLTGNICKDGADALSLTGQPNACGGVREGGGLCHILPGHRFVKSAHDRHQLERIWGVPQGTIPPKPGYHTVKMFSACSYTEEDRKRFPGLKKIYFMWIEETNPLQSLPNLRRFREAFRNREDLFVVVNDIFPTRTTEFANLILPTPFHFEKTGVYGCTERRSQLTPVAVKAPGQCKPELQIIVEFAQVLAKKLRRERDPRMRQRAHTVYQCVAPFIEAAKRDPWWELAKEVWSEYAGRVTKGQDNDLSGATYEVLLARPDGVQWPAPTVEIAMKGGTLRRFVVGKDPLATKFAKEWGLTDWKVVDYGHLHKDHKFWIWLRPYKGPAEPPDAEYPFYLSTGRVIDMWHTATMTGRIPELANDYPYAWVEVNPKDAQRLGINPGDLVLIETRRGKNIIPARISTDEGPMEGMVFVYWYDQEKHRMINYCTIDAFDPGSKQPEFKICACRIKKYAPAQPLKQYLVKLEKVRGGYLHNAELDPNEV
- a CDS encoding chaperone NapD yields the protein MPIVSCVVTAEPDKGFQVERALLDIPGVEVYGGELKEKDNAYYIIVVLDAERYEELEEIEKKIKEIDGVLQLAVVEAYFLDEFEKIERGELHPGNPFHGLKRAEKKAEKMWFGEDDEGEEN
- a CDS encoding 4Fe-4S dicluster domain-containing protein, which translates into the protein MKEKRTNRREFLKVTLGAFMAGTLFNSCDLSRLKNPKTMIKSPIGPNILRPPGAVSEEHFAQKCIRCGRCGEVCPYHCIKYFDVKEAGVFSGTPYVAVLEKPCYLCMKCVYVCPTGSLVPCAKEDVRMGVAVINREICVTWQQDKTGLMCKTCFSVCPFSGVAIKIDHDFRPYIVEEYCTGCGICAYSCIADTWPENHGKKAITIMPIKWKKIKEIKLSDIKKA
- a CDS encoding 4Fe-4S binding protein: MAKKPFFKRITLWRYLFLLVCFVTVVGNPFLNYKWDINFVQGWFQSLGVGNLWVVSPLEGVESILTAKAFYMPSLVGMVIPVALAFLMGRVFCSWMCPVEFLSMLTDKVLGLVPKWGRKLKYRPDLLRLAKRTLWFALIAELLVTMIIGYPMFVWWSPPGLIGRETMFYVFYKHITVEVWIVVVVLLMNLFTRRFFCRYLCPLGATLALIGKWRQLVIRYDASRCVGCKVCDSRCPMGIKPSVGESQSVYCWNCAECVDSCPTNALNFVWRDDGIVRVKVAPQQAGK
- a CDS encoding type III pantothenate kinase translates to MQSTERKLVVLDVGNTAVKAALFEGGKLFSLFTVPTARASEELPLQLKNLSGTPLAYASVVPEVSRLIDKLFPQSFSVSRAQKLPINVNYGSKMGADRLAAMSALHHFESYVVVSCGTATVIDAVKEKEFVGGYILPGLYTMAEALREKTALLPEVKEFKTLKPGRSTRECISAGILAATVGAVKAVVEHIGIEPNRVFLTGGAAKDVGRVTGWRLVEGLVLRGIVTLYLLNKGGKIPPTVYLP